A region from the Vibrio navarrensis genome encodes:
- a CDS encoding sigma-54-dependent Fis family transcriptional regulator, translating to MQLQQVTNPNWLSSSWNRSEQAGLKQRRRPEDVRLTAALLKDRRQQNSVLIDSVSQYALPLFNQLFAHSDSRLILTDAEGVIIGSWGQPKFRERLTEIALSSGACWQEKLKGTNAIGTALIEAKPISVIGDQHFIQHHRFISCSASPLFDHNGQLIGILDITSEEQKHDFSTQVLVQNMVQQVENQLLNQIPDSHIRVDLACETSLLHSGWQGVIIADEAGTILAHNQVAKQLLARDKVIGQPLESILHQRSSQHPLVFATQTLGEKKRRSRAICASNDLHFGDSRVEHCWQQANRVIDKDIRLLILGETGVGKNEFVKALHKNSARKNGPLVAVNCGALPKDLIESELFGYQAGAFTGASNKGYLGKVRQADKGILFLDEIADLPLAAQSRLLHVLQDKTVLPIGSNQSVQVDTQIIAATHKNLEQLVAQGEFRQDLYYRLNGLIIELPSLQQRSDKQTLIEQIHRRYAESDQSICPHLMALLLDYHWPGNLRELDSLLKVSALMAQGEALLTLSHLPNHLAGKLGQPQPHYEEEAAVKDIKSTVDESLLKTYQATQGNISKTSRLLGISRNTIYRKLKSLGMLS from the coding sequence ATGCAACTTCAACAGGTTACTAACCCCAATTGGCTTTCCAGCTCTTGGAATCGCAGTGAACAGGCCGGCCTAAAGCAGCGCCGACGCCCAGAAGATGTGCGTTTAACTGCTGCACTGCTCAAAGATCGTCGCCAGCAAAACAGCGTACTGATTGACAGCGTCAGTCAATATGCGTTGCCCCTTTTTAATCAGTTGTTTGCGCACAGTGACAGCCGTTTGATTCTCACCGATGCAGAAGGGGTAATTATCGGCAGTTGGGGACAACCGAAATTTCGTGAAAGACTGACCGAAATCGCCCTAAGTTCCGGAGCCTGCTGGCAGGAAAAGCTCAAAGGCACCAACGCGATTGGCACTGCCTTAATCGAAGCCAAACCCATCTCGGTGATTGGCGATCAACATTTTATACAGCATCACCGCTTTATCAGCTGTTCTGCCAGCCCACTCTTTGATCACAATGGGCAGTTGATCGGTATTTTGGACATCACCAGCGAAGAGCAAAAGCATGATTTTTCCACCCAAGTGCTGGTGCAAAACATGGTGCAGCAGGTAGAAAATCAGTTGCTAAACCAGATCCCAGATAGTCATATTCGGGTCGACTTGGCCTGTGAAACCTCCCTGCTGCACAGTGGCTGGCAAGGCGTGATCATCGCCGATGAGGCGGGAACAATTTTGGCGCACAACCAAGTAGCCAAGCAGTTGTTAGCGCGAGACAAGGTGATCGGCCAGCCGCTGGAGAGCATTTTGCATCAGCGTTCATCCCAGCATCCGCTGGTGTTTGCCACCCAAACCTTGGGCGAGAAAAAGCGCCGCAGCCGCGCGATTTGCGCCTCAAACGATCTTCACTTTGGCGACAGCAGAGTCGAGCATTGCTGGCAACAAGCGAACCGCGTCATCGACAAAGATATCCGTTTGCTGATCCTCGGAGAAACCGGGGTGGGTAAAAATGAGTTTGTAAAAGCGCTACACAAAAACAGCGCGCGCAAAAACGGGCCATTGGTTGCGGTTAACTGCGGCGCACTACCAAAAGATCTGATTGAATCGGAGCTGTTTGGCTATCAGGCGGGCGCTTTTACTGGCGCGAGTAACAAGGGCTATCTGGGTAAGGTGCGCCAAGCCGACAAAGGGATTTTGTTTTTAGATGAGATTGCCGATCTGCCTTTAGCGGCGCAAAGCCGACTGCTGCACGTACTGCAAGATAAAACTGTTCTGCCGATTGGCTCGAACCAGAGTGTGCAAGTGGATACACAAATCATCGCCGCTACGCACAAAAATCTTGAACAGTTAGTGGCGCAGGGCGAGTTTCGTCAGGATCTCTACTACCGCCTCAATGGCCTCATCATCGAACTGCCGAGCTTGCAACAGCGCAGCGACAAACAAACGCTGATAGAGCAAATTCACCGCCGTTATGCCGAGAGCGATCAATCGATTTGCCCTCATCTAATGGCGCTGTTGCTCGATTACCACTGGCCGGGCAATTTACGCGAACTCGATAGCCTGCTTAAAGTGTCCGCGCTGATGGCACAAGGTGAAGCGCTGCTGACGCTCAGCCATCTGCCGAATCACCTTGCTGGCAAACTGGGCCAACCGCAACCTCACTATGAGGAAGAAGCGGCGGTCAAAGACATCAAATCGACTGTCGATGAATCTTTGCTGAAAACCTACCAAGCGACACAAGGCAACATCAGCAAAACCTCGCGTTTGCTTGGCATAAGCCGCAACACCATTTATCGCAAACTTAAGAGTTTGGGGATGCTGAGCTAA
- the exaC gene encoding acetaldehyde dehydrogenase ExaC, with the protein MIYAQPGSENAIVSFKSHYDNYIGGEWVKPVGGDYFDNISPVNGQAYCKVARSGEADINLALDAAHNVRAQWAKTSVTERSNILLKIADRIEAHLEELAVAETWENGKPVRETLAADLPLVVDHFRYFAGCIRAQEGSAAELDANTASYHFPEPIGVVGQIIPWNFPMLMAAWKLAPALAAGCCVVLKPAEQTPTSILVLMEKIGDLIPAGVINVVNGFGAEAGQALATSNRIAKLAFTGSTQVGNHILRCAADNLIPSTVELGGKSPNIYFPDVFDHEDEYLNKCIEGTLLAFFNQGEVCTCPSRVLVHESIYDKFIAKVAERAKTIKQGNPLDTDCQVGAQASQEQFDKILSYLEIGRQEGAKVIFGGEIAQQEDALSQGYYIQPTLLQGHNKMRVFQEEIFGPVIAVTTFKDEAEALAIANDTEYGLGAGVWTRDQNLAYRMGRNIEAGRIWINCYHAYPAHAAFGGYKKSGIGRETHKMMLNHYQNTKNLLISYDVNPLGFF; encoded by the coding sequence ATGATCTATGCACAACCAGGCAGTGAAAATGCCATCGTTAGCTTCAAATCTCACTATGACAATTACATTGGCGGAGAGTGGGTGAAACCGGTCGGCGGTGACTATTTCGACAACATTTCTCCGGTCAACGGTCAGGCGTACTGCAAAGTCGCTCGCTCAGGAGAAGCGGACATCAATCTCGCGCTGGATGCTGCGCACAATGTCAGAGCGCAGTGGGCGAAAACCAGTGTTACAGAACGCTCCAATATCTTACTGAAAATCGCCGATCGCATTGAAGCGCATCTGGAAGAGCTGGCGGTGGCCGAAACGTGGGAAAATGGTAAGCCTGTGCGCGAAACATTGGCGGCAGATTTACCGCTGGTGGTTGACCACTTCCGCTATTTTGCTGGTTGTATCCGCGCGCAGGAAGGCAGCGCGGCGGAGCTTGATGCCAATACCGCGAGCTATCACTTCCCTGAACCGATTGGCGTGGTCGGACAGATCATTCCGTGGAACTTCCCGATGCTGATGGCGGCGTGGAAACTGGCACCCGCGCTGGCGGCAGGCTGTTGTGTGGTTCTGAAACCGGCAGAGCAGACGCCAACGTCGATCTTAGTTCTGATGGAAAAAATCGGCGATTTGATCCCGGCGGGTGTTATCAATGTGGTCAACGGATTTGGCGCTGAAGCCGGTCAAGCGCTCGCGACCAGTAACCGCATCGCCAAATTGGCCTTTACTGGCTCAACGCAAGTGGGCAACCACATCTTGCGCTGTGCAGCCGATAACTTAATTCCATCCACCGTGGAGTTGGGCGGTAAGTCACCGAACATCTATTTCCCAGACGTGTTTGACCACGAAGATGAGTATCTGAACAAGTGTATTGAAGGCACCTTGCTGGCGTTTTTCAACCAAGGTGAAGTGTGTACCTGTCCGTCACGCGTGCTGGTGCATGAATCCATCTACGATAAGTTTATTGCCAAAGTGGCCGAGCGGGCGAAAACCATCAAGCAAGGCAACCCGCTGGATACCGATTGTCAAGTGGGCGCGCAAGCCTCGCAAGAGCAGTTTGACAAGATCCTTAGCTATCTTGAAATCGGTCGTCAGGAAGGTGCAAAAGTGATTTTCGGCGGTGAAATCGCCCAGCAAGAAGATGCGTTGTCGCAAGGCTACTACATTCAGCCAACCCTACTGCAAGGTCACAACAAAATGCGCGTATTCCAAGAGGAGATCTTTGGCCCGGTGATCGCGGTGACCACTTTTAAAGATGAAGCAGAGGCCTTGGCGATCGCCAACGACACCGAATATGGCCTCGGCGCTGGGGTGTGGACGCGTGACCAGAACCTCGCTTATCGCATGGGACGTAATATCGAAGCGGGGCGGATCTGGATCAACTGCTATCACGCCTATCCCGCCCATGCGGCATTTGGCGGCTACAAAAAATCGGGCATTGGCCGTGAAACGCACAAAATGATGCTCAATCACTATCAAAACACCAAAAACCTGCTGATCAGTTACGATGTCAATCCACTTGGCTTCTTCTAA
- a CDS encoding methyl-accepting chemotaxis protein — MHLTSEEQRWLPWLGKTGKLAMGKACFINRNRKHALEQTFENIANTRVQILTTWANNQWSFLQDAALYLSSKAPNEYHETLQRLLKRGTDFSELFIVEPNGTIVESTYSGQKTRQVAAKAALKNGLQQPFLHGPYVDKITLAIGASSSTFHDQVTLMFYQPLRQEGKLLGCLCGRVPNDVIGDLIQREAGHIYSESGDNYLFMVQSNFDPAIAPGVALSRSRFEDNRFSHGENLKSGVHTKWGVVKVQHHTEFEIVFNDPKTGKLHPGVRETIKNGANLYVQYPGYSDYRHIPVIGKGVTFTMPGSLDKWGMMCEADLEEVYRHRSVAQKLNQQFALSIFAPMLLPFAVSSLYPLSEWQLLLFSLLMGTVAVTLFHLLTAKPLARHLASMTQVMQVLAEGDGNLTRRLDASRFKADETGDLGRWTNSFIDSLQGVVKELVFASKEVQSVSQSMFRRSQMLLSSSDSTATSLTDMLTLAGIQSQEIAGANDTAIEMNGLMQDAVHAAQQEYHNAAQSAEQIKTIVQSSAQTVEEVNREMQKIGGIVDLITEITSQTNLLALNAAIEAARAGEHGRGFSVVADEVRVLANKTSQAANNIGELMKALHSQSELAVSYMQEGIANVESNTQVVDQSAQSERLQTSVSGLFKRIQDIARNSEEHRQTADATSHTVAELQEASGQLARRTALMQNSLQRLDQLVGRFDVGKAS; from the coding sequence ATGCATTTAACGTCGGAAGAACAACGCTGGCTGCCTTGGCTGGGGAAAACAGGCAAATTGGCGATGGGTAAAGCGTGCTTTATTAATCGCAACCGCAAGCACGCTTTGGAGCAAACTTTTGAAAATATTGCCAATACGCGGGTGCAAATTTTAACCACGTGGGCGAACAATCAATGGTCATTTTTGCAAGATGCCGCGCTCTACCTCTCCTCCAAAGCGCCCAATGAATATCACGAAACGCTGCAAAGGTTGCTCAAACGGGGCACGGATTTTTCCGAGCTGTTTATCGTAGAGCCCAATGGCACCATTGTGGAATCGACTTACTCTGGGCAAAAAACGCGTCAAGTGGCCGCAAAAGCGGCGCTAAAAAACGGCTTGCAACAACCATTTCTGCACGGTCCGTATGTCGATAAAATCACGTTGGCGATAGGCGCCTCGAGTTCCACTTTTCACGACCAAGTGACCCTGATGTTTTATCAACCGCTGCGCCAAGAGGGCAAGTTGCTTGGCTGTCTCTGCGGGCGAGTGCCGAATGATGTGATTGGCGATCTAATTCAGCGCGAAGCCGGGCACATTTACAGCGAATCGGGCGATAACTACCTGTTTATGGTGCAGTCAAATTTTGACCCTGCGATAGCCCCTGGCGTAGCACTCTCGCGCTCGCGCTTTGAAGATAACCGTTTTTCGCATGGGGAAAATTTGAAATCTGGCGTGCATACCAAGTGGGGCGTGGTCAAAGTGCAGCACCATACTGAATTTGAGATTGTGTTTAATGATCCGAAAACGGGCAAGCTGCATCCCGGTGTGCGTGAAACCATCAAAAACGGCGCCAATTTGTATGTGCAATACCCTGGCTATTCCGATTACCGGCACATCCCGGTGATTGGTAAAGGGGTGACTTTCACCATGCCTGGCTCTTTGGATAAATGGGGCATGATGTGTGAAGCGGATCTGGAAGAGGTGTATCGCCATCGCTCTGTGGCGCAAAAACTGAATCAGCAGTTTGCATTGAGTATTTTTGCCCCGATGCTGCTGCCGTTTGCAGTCAGCTCTCTTTACCCGCTGAGCGAGTGGCAACTGCTGCTGTTCTCTCTGTTGATGGGCACTGTGGCGGTAACGCTGTTTCATCTTCTCACCGCGAAGCCACTGGCGAGGCATCTTGCTAGCATGACGCAAGTGATGCAAGTTTTGGCTGAGGGGGATGGCAACTTGACTCGGCGTCTCGATGCCAGTCGTTTTAAAGCCGATGAAACGGGCGATCTTGGCCGCTGGACCAACAGTTTTATCGACAGTTTGCAGGGGGTGGTCAAAGAGCTGGTGTTTGCCAGCAAAGAGGTGCAGAGCGTATCGCAGTCGATGTTTCGTCGTAGCCAGATGTTGCTGTCCAGCAGCGACTCGACCGCCACATCGCTCACCGACATGCTGACGTTAGCGGGGATTCAAAGCCAAGAGATTGCAGGGGCCAACGACACTGCCATCGAGATGAATGGCTTGATGCAGGACGCGGTACACGCCGCGCAGCAGGAATATCACAATGCTGCGCAAAGTGCCGAGCAGATCAAAACCATTGTCCAATCCTCGGCGCAGACGGTGGAAGAAGTGAACCGCGAAATGCAAAAGATCGGTGGCATTGTCGATCTCATCACGGAGATCACTTCGCAAACCAATCTCTTAGCCCTGAATGCGGCGATCGAGGCTGCGCGCGCGGGCGAGCACGGGCGAGGGTTCTCGGTAGTTGCCGACGAGGTGCGTGTTTTAGCCAACAAAACCTCGCAGGCGGCCAATAACATCGGCGAGCTGATGAAAGCGCTGCACAGCCAGTCCGAACTGGCGGTCAGCTACATGCAAGAGGGCATTGCCAATGTAGAAAGTAACACGCAGGTGGTCGACCAATCGGCGCAAAGTGAGCGCTTGCAAACCTCAGTTAGTGGCCTCTTCAAACGGATCCAAGATATCGCTCGCAACAGTGAAGAACACCGCCAAACCGCCGACGCCACCTCACACACCGTGGCGGAGCTTCAAGAAGCTTCTGGCCAGTTAGCGCGTCGAACGGCGTTGATGCAAAACTCATTGCAACGTTTGGATCAATTGGTCGGTCGCTTTGATGTTGGCAAAGCGTCTTAA
- a CDS encoding GNAT family N-acetyltransferase produces the protein MITIRQMDISDYDSVMTLWGQTENLSLKDADSRASIAAYLAKNPGLSFVAIDGQQIGGQHMVGAVLVGTDGRRGYLQHLAVDLHYRGQKIAQRLVQSATEALAQQGIAKTHLFVLSNNLSAQDFYLKSGWQARDEIRMFSFNSSDNQYV, from the coding sequence GTGATTACAATTCGTCAAATGGACATTTCAGACTACGACTCAGTGATGACGCTGTGGGGACAAACAGAAAACTTATCGCTTAAAGACGCCGACTCCCGCGCGAGCATCGCCGCCTATTTAGCCAAAAACCCCGGGCTGAGCTTCGTTGCGATTGACGGACAACAGATTGGCGGGCAGCACATGGTTGGCGCCGTGCTGGTTGGCACCGATGGCCGCCGTGGTTACTTACAACATTTGGCAGTCGATCTGCACTACCGCGGACAGAAAATTGCTCAGCGTTTGGTGCAAAGCGCAACCGAAGCCCTCGCGCAGCAAGGCATAGCCAAAACCCACCTTTTCGTTCTGAGTAACAATCTCTCGGCGCAGGATTTCTACCTAAAATCGGGGTGGCAAGCGCGAGATGAAATCCGCATGTTCTCGTTTAATAGCTCAGACAATCAATATGTATAA
- a CDS encoding M28 family metallopeptidase, with product MKYNKTLLAMVLAGSVAQAYAEEEKVWISIGSDAVQTVTRSGAMPILPNTLASSSEVWVGQVDSSQLAALSHDMHEEHHRCGGYMVHASAQSAMAASVMPQTLASFAIPDISQKATVNAWLPQVDASQITTVISSLASFNNRFYTTTSGAQASDWIASQWRSLSSGLPGANVEQIAHSGYNQKSVVLTITGSEKPDEWIVIGGHLDSTIGSRTNEQSIAPGADDDASGIASVTEVIRVLTQNNFQPKRSIAFMAYAAEEVGLRGSQEIANRYQAQGKKVVSALQLDMTNYQGSAQDIVFITDYTDSNLTQFLANLIDEYLPSLTYGYDRCGYACSDHASWHNAGFSAAMPFESKFNDSNPNIHTGRDTLQNSDAEGAHAEKFTKLGLAYAIEMANADSTPQPGNVLKNGVPVNNLAGSRSTQFRYTFELTQSQNLQITSWGGSGDADLYVKFGSEPTLQNWDCRPYRNGNSETCTFPSATPGTYHIMLNGYSAFSGLSLQANAN from the coding sequence ATGAAATACAACAAAACGTTATTGGCTATGGTCTTGGCAGGCAGCGTTGCACAGGCATACGCCGAGGAAGAGAAAGTCTGGATTTCGATCGGCTCGGATGCGGTGCAGACCGTCACTCGCTCTGGGGCAATGCCCATTTTACCCAATACGCTGGCGAGCAGCAGCGAGGTTTGGGTCGGGCAAGTCGACAGCAGCCAGCTCGCGGCGCTCTCCCATGACATGCACGAAGAGCATCATCGCTGTGGGGGATATATGGTGCACGCATCAGCGCAAAGTGCCATGGCCGCAAGCGTCATGCCGCAAACCCTTGCTAGTTTCGCTATTCCTGATATTTCCCAAAAAGCAACCGTCAACGCGTGGTTACCGCAAGTCGATGCCAGTCAAATCACCACCGTCATCAGCTCACTCGCCAGTTTCAACAACCGTTTTTACACCACAACCTCTGGCGCACAAGCGTCTGACTGGATCGCGAGTCAATGGCGCTCACTCTCATCAGGTCTACCCGGTGCGAATGTCGAGCAAATTGCCCATAGTGGTTACAACCAAAAATCGGTGGTGTTGACCATTACTGGTAGTGAAAAGCCGGACGAGTGGATCGTCATCGGTGGTCATCTCGACTCCACCATCGGCTCACGCACCAACGAGCAGAGCATTGCTCCGGGCGCGGACGATGACGCCTCCGGTATCGCCTCCGTGACGGAGGTTATCCGCGTGCTGACACAAAACAACTTCCAGCCCAAACGCTCTATCGCCTTTATGGCGTATGCCGCCGAAGAGGTTGGGCTACGCGGTTCACAAGAGATCGCTAACCGTTATCAAGCGCAAGGTAAGAAAGTCGTCTCAGCGTTGCAACTGGATATGACCAATTATCAAGGATCTGCGCAAGACATTGTGTTTATCACCGATTACACCGACAGTAACCTCACGCAGTTTCTCGCCAACTTGATTGATGAATATTTACCATCACTCACTTACGGCTATGATCGCTGCGGCTACGCCTGCTCGGATCACGCTTCGTGGCACAATGCAGGCTTCTCAGCCGCGATGCCGTTTGAATCTAAGTTCAATGACTCAAACCCCAATATTCATACGGGCCGAGACACGCTGCAAAACTCCGATGCTGAAGGCGCACACGCGGAAAAATTTACTAAGCTGGGCTTAGCCTACGCGATTGAGATGGCCAATGCAGACTCAACCCCGCAACCCGGCAACGTGCTGAAAAATGGCGTGCCGGTCAACAATCTCGCTGGCTCACGCAGCACTCAGTTTCGCTATACCTTTGAACTGACGCAGTCACAGAATCTGCAGATCACAAGCTGGGGTGGGAGCGGCGATGCGGATCTGTACGTCAAATTTGGCTCAGAGCCGACACTGCAAAACTGGGATTGTCGCCCGTATCGCAATGGGAATAGCGAAACATGCACATTCCCTAGCGCCACGCCGGGTACCTACCACATCATGCTCAACGGCTATTCCGCTTTTAGCGGCTTAAGCTTGCAAGCCAACGCCAACTAG
- a CDS encoding DEAD/DEAH box helicase: MGFTSLGLSAPILKAIQEKGYDTPSPIQMQAIPAILQGKDVMAAAQTGTGKTAGFTLPILERLSNGPRVRSNQVRALILTPTRELAAQVQENVFMYSRHLPLSSAVVFGGVKINPQMLRLRKGADVLVATPGRLMDLYQQNAVKFDQLEVLVLDEADRMLDMGFIRDIRKILQILPAKRQNLLFSATFSEEIRALAKGLVNNPVEISVSPANSTARTVEQCIYPSDVKKKPDMLAKLIQDGNWQQVLVFTRTKHGANRLAAFLNDNRISAAAIHGNKSQGARTKALADFKSGDIRVLVATDIAARGIDIPQLPQVVNFELPKVAEDYVHRIGRTGRAGETGKAISLVCALEAPELFAIERLIQELLPRHELQGFKPSNEVPESKLDTRPIKAKKPKKPKQPQTNAEGGERRPANSADNGQKKPKRQFSQPKSGQENKGNSPRAKQSGNAKPNNQQGKPKANAGKSGNAKPNGGNPSSTRRRAKPQQAAKA; this comes from the coding sequence ATGGGTTTTACCTCGTTAGGTCTGTCTGCACCAATCCTTAAAGCTATTCAGGAGAAAGGCTACGACACGCCATCGCCAATTCAAATGCAGGCAATTCCTGCGATTTTACAAGGCAAGGACGTGATGGCCGCCGCGCAGACAGGTACGGGGAAAACCGCAGGCTTTACTCTGCCGATCCTTGAAAGATTGTCCAACGGCCCACGTGTGCGTAGTAACCAAGTTCGCGCCTTGATCCTAACGCCAACGCGTGAACTTGCGGCGCAAGTGCAAGAGAACGTGTTTATGTACAGCCGTCACTTGCCACTGAGCAGTGCAGTGGTATTTGGTGGGGTAAAAATCAACCCGCAAATGCTGCGCCTGCGTAAAGGGGCCGACGTCTTAGTCGCGACCCCAGGGCGTCTGATGGATCTTTACCAGCAAAACGCAGTGAAGTTTGATCAGTTAGAAGTACTGGTGCTGGATGAAGCGGACCGCATGCTCGACATGGGTTTTATCCGCGACATTCGTAAAATTCTGCAGATTTTGCCGGCAAAACGTCAAAACTTGCTGTTTTCGGCCACCTTCTCAGAAGAGATCCGCGCGCTGGCCAAAGGGCTGGTAAACAATCCGGTGGAGATCTCGGTTAGCCCGGCAAACTCGACTGCTCGCACCGTTGAGCAGTGTATTTACCCATCCGATGTGAAGAAAAAGCCAGACATGTTGGCGAAACTGATCCAAGACGGTAACTGGCAGCAAGTGCTGGTGTTTACCCGCACCAAGCACGGCGCAAACCGTCTTGCCGCTTTCCTCAATGACAACCGCATTTCAGCAGCGGCGATTCACGGCAATAAGAGCCAAGGTGCGCGAACCAAAGCGCTGGCGGATTTTAAATCGGGTGACATTCGTGTGCTGGTAGCGACGGATATCGCCGCTCGTGGTATCGACATTCCTCAGTTGCCACAAGTGGTTAACTTTGAGCTGCCGAAAGTGGCAGAAGACTATGTGCACCGCATTGGCCGTACAGGTCGTGCAGGCGAAACGGGCAAAGCCATCTCACTGGTGTGCGCCTTGGAAGCGCCTGAACTGTTCGCAATTGAGCGTTTGATCCAAGAGCTCTTGCCTCGCCATGAGCTGCAAGGCTTCAAACCGAGCAACGAAGTGCCAGAGTCCAAACTCGATACTCGCCCAATCAAAGCGAAAAAGCCGAAAAAACCGAAGCAACCACAAACAAACGCTGAAGGCGGTGAGCGTCGCCCAGCAAACTCTGCGGATAACGGGCAGAAAAAGCCTAAACGTCAGTTTAGCCAGCCGAAATCTGGCCAAGAAAACAAAGGCAATTCACCGCGCGCGAAGCAAAGCGGCAACGCCAAACCAAACAATCAACAAGGTAAGCCTAAAGCAAACGCTGGCAAATCAGGCAATGCCAAGCCAAATGGTGGCAATCCTTCCTCCACGCGTCGCAGAGCGAAACCACAACAAGCAGCCAAAGCGTAA
- a CDS encoding DUF6614 family protein, translated as MKTYNVFYSVKQGVSCKQVSKLTDEFVAQLRTHELIESAMSQRIVNKGNFPEMADFHLAVNFKDQAQMDASFHTIRLSLMTTYPHADLMRSVADFKVTFSESLSDLPVA; from the coding sequence ATGAAAACCTACAATGTGTTCTATTCGGTCAAGCAAGGCGTGAGTTGTAAGCAGGTGAGTAAACTGACCGATGAATTTGTCGCCCAGTTACGCACTCATGAGTTGATTGAATCGGCAATGAGTCAGCGCATCGTCAACAAAGGTAACTTTCCGGAGATGGCGGATTTTCATTTGGCGGTGAACTTTAAAGATCAAGCGCAGATGGATGCGTCGTTTCACACCATTCGGCTATCTTTAATGACAACTTATCCGCATGCCGACTTGATGCGTTCAGTGGCGGATTTTAAAGTGACGTTTAGCGAGTCGCTGAGCGATTTACCCGTGGCTTAA
- a CDS encoding VOC family protein produces the protein MQKQNPIELQAIDHLVLRVSDLPRMLHFYCEVLGCQVERELAEFGLTQLRAGSALIDLVTIEGKLGQQGGRAPGKEGRNMEHFCLQITPADEEQLLEYFASHQVTVDEFVERYGAQGFGRSVYIRDPEGNTVELKPQVR, from the coding sequence ATGCAAAAGCAAAACCCAATTGAACTGCAAGCGATCGATCACCTTGTGCTGCGCGTGAGCGATCTGCCGCGCATGCTGCACTTTTACTGTGAGGTGTTGGGCTGCCAAGTAGAACGTGAATTAGCGGAGTTTGGCTTAACGCAACTTCGCGCTGGCAGTGCCTTGATTGATCTGGTGACCATTGAGGGCAAACTTGGTCAACAAGGTGGCCGTGCGCCGGGCAAAGAAGGGCGCAATATGGAGCATTTTTGTTTGCAAATTACTCCGGCGGATGAAGAGCAACTGCTGGAGTACTTTGCTTCACATCAAGTGACCGTGGACGAGTTTGTTGAACGTTATGGCGCACAAGGCTTTGGCCGCTCTGTGTATATTCGCGATCCAGAAGGCAATACGGTGGAGCTTAAACCGCAGGTGCGCTAA
- a CDS encoding Gfo/Idh/MocA family protein: protein MKIAIIGLGDIAQKAYLPVICQRAGIELVFCTRNAQTLAQLAQQYRVTEVCQDYRQLLEMKVDAVMIHADTQIHYEIAAFFLQHGIATFVDKPLADNAKEVEALYELAIRQQQPLYVGFNRRHIPLFNQHIPELAHGESAELRSLRWEKHRLNLPGDVRTFLFDDFIHPLDSVNLNAKADLRDVYLTHQMADGKLARVDVQWQSGETLLHASMNRQFGITCERVSASYQNRAVEFDSFVQGTLWQQGQQSTLHLADWTPMLASKGFASMIEDWIGVIEQGRVPDAVIERNIASHQLAEAICQKIG from the coding sequence ATGAAAATAGCCATCATTGGGCTGGGCGACATCGCGCAGAAAGCTTACCTACCTGTGATTTGCCAAAGAGCTGGGATTGAACTGGTGTTTTGCACCCGCAACGCGCAAACTTTAGCGCAGTTAGCACAGCAGTATCGCGTGACTGAAGTGTGTCAGGATTATCGCCAACTGCTGGAGATGAAGGTGGATGCGGTGATGATCCACGCGGACACGCAGATTCACTACGAAATTGCCGCGTTTTTCCTTCAGCACGGCATCGCCACATTTGTGGATAAACCCTTGGCTGATAATGCCAAAGAGGTCGAAGCGCTCTACGAGTTAGCCATTCGTCAGCAACAGCCTTTGTATGTCGGATTCAATCGCCGCCATATCCCACTGTTTAACCAGCATATTCCAGAACTAGCGCATGGCGAGAGCGCAGAGCTGCGCTCTCTACGCTGGGAAAAGCATCGTCTCAATTTACCTGGCGATGTTCGCACTTTCCTTTTTGACGATTTCATTCACCCACTCGATAGCGTTAACCTCAATGCCAAAGCGGATTTGCGCGATGTCTACCTCACCCATCAAATGGCCGATGGCAAGCTCGCCAGAGTCGATGTGCAGTGGCAAAGTGGCGAAACGCTGCTGCACGCCTCAATGAACCGCCAGTTTGGCATCACTTGCGAGCGAGTCAGCGCGAGCTATCAAAACCGCGCCGTGGAATTTGACTCTTTTGTCCAAGGTACCCTGTGGCAACAAGGGCAACAAAGCACACTTCACCTCGCCGACTGGACGCCGATGCTTGCCAGCAAAGGCTTTGCTAGCATGATCGAAGATTGGATTGGCGTGATTGAACAAGGCCGAGTGCCGGATGCGGTCATTGAGCGCAATATCGCCAGCCACCAACTGGCCGAGGCGATCTGCCAGAAAATCGGGTAA